The genomic DNA CCGATGGTTGGGCCAGCCCCGCCCGGACCAGCGGTCCCCTCCTCTTTGGTTCAGGTGCCATTGACTTCGCAGGCTCGGGCGTGGTCCATATGGTCGGAGGGATTGCGGGCCTCTGGGGGGCTTTGATTGAAGGCCCGCGTATTGGACGATTCGACCGGGCTGGCCGTTCTGTGGTCCTGCGTGGACACAGCGCATCCCTTGTGGTCCTGGGGTCTTTCCTATTGTGGTTCGGATGGTATGGGTTCAATCCAGGCTCGTTCCTCACCATCCTGAAGGCATACAACACTAGCGGGGATTATTATGGCCAGTGGAGCGCTATCGGGAGGACAGCGGTCACGACCACACTAGCAGGCTGCACGGCGGCGCTCACCACCCTGTTCAGCAAGCGGCTCCTCGTGGGCCACTGGACCGTGACCGATGTCTGCAACGGCCTTCTAGGCGGGTTCGCAGCCATCACATCCGGGTGCTCGGTGGTGGAGCCATGGGCAGCAATTGTGTGTGGGTTCGTGGCGGCTTGGGTCCTCATCGGGTTCAACAAGCTCGCCGAGAAGGCCAAGTACGATGACCCGCTCGAGGCGGCCCAGCTGCATGGGGGTTGCGGGGCGTGGGGGCTGCTCTTCACGGGGCTATTCGCAAGGGGGGTGTACGTGGACGAGGTATACGGGGCACAGGGGCGTCCCCACGGGCTATTCATGGGCGGCGGAGGGGAGCTGCTGGCAGCCCAAATCATACAAATCCTTGTGGTGACTGGGTGGGTGACAGCGACTATGGGGCCGCTGTTCTACGGGCTGCATAAGATGAAGCTGTTGAGGATCTCGGGCGAGGATGAGATGCAGGGGATGGACTTGACCAGGCACGGCGGGTTCGCCTATGCTTACAATGATGAGGACGATCAGTCGGTGAGGCCCGGGGGGTTCATGATGAGGAAGGTGGAACCCACAAGCCCGAGCCCGGATCAAGGTCAACTCACAGAGTCACCGTCCATTGTGTGATCGATCACTGTAAAGggcaaaataagtattttttGCGGATGGTACGAAGTACGAACTATGgaatttacatatatacatgtgcTGTTGTACTGTTGTCGTCTGTGTTCTGCTCGTGATCATGTGTACACTCATACTAATATGAAGAAGCATGGAATGCGCATACACAAATTAAGCGAACATCATGTGAAATCTTGAACATGTGGATTCCaggacatatatatgtgtagcatatgtatatgtacattTTGGGTacaaacttatatatatatatataaccataaaaatttgaagaacATAGGGCATGCACGTTATATATAGTCTCCCATGTTTGTTTTTACTGGAGAAGGAAATGATTAGAATAGACCGGTgcgctccgtttggtttcgcagttaaaatcataaaaattttaactttaactttaactcaacacactaaataataaaatacacatttctcaagtcaaaaattttaactttaactttaattcaacacactacataatcaTTGGTACTTTTCCACgattaaaatcaaagttattttaactctgaaaccaaacgcatcaAATGTCCTTTGTAGTTATTTGGTGATGAATTCCATTGACCGCAAAAAAGGATAAGATTCAGTACAACGAAACTTGTTTTGCTCTTAGTTTGGAATTAAAAAGGTCCACGATGGGATTTATCCTTAATCAACTTTTCTGTCTCATTTCATTTCCATTATCATTATTACAAGTACTAGTTAGACCCCATGGCCCCCAATCAAGAACTCTTGATCAAGAACCAATCCCGCGTATATGATACCATGCATCCCCATgcaaaaaatacatatatcttCCTTTTGTTTTGATGATAATAGGGCCAAAGCCAACTAAATTAAATGATACATAGATGGGATATAAAGAcccttataataatatttcgtACCAAAAAATTCACAAACTTTAGGTCTCACCCCcgtattcaccaaaaaaaaagaagcaccAACTCATTAAAAATCGAATCAAGAAAAAATCCACCTAAAGAAAAACCGAAATCATATCTAACAAGCTAGCCACCACAAAATTTATCTTCCATCAAAAAGcagaaaagaaagggaaaaaaaaaaagcatccGTTTTATCGGGGGAAAAAAAGCgtcctttttaatttattgctAATTACAGCAATCAAATAATTGTTTGACTTTGTAAAACCATTAAATTTATAGCCGTAATTAACCTAACCTCTCCTCTTTATGTCGCTTACTGCGACATGTTATTATTGCTAACAGAAATGCTTTTTCTGCCTACATGTCATGCTGCCGAATGTGCCGAACAAGATATAATTATGTATTTGCCCTTGAACTTCGTTAAAATTACAACATGTGCCGCTGTCTCTCATTCGTCACAAAGTTCGGCATATTTGGTCGGCAGAAATAGCAAAGCTCTATTGCTAATTACAGCAATCAACATTATGTGTACGTAATGTTGGTCGTTCTCTTATCTAAGTTTTTGTCCAAGAAACCAGCTTTCACTTTTGTCTTGATAAGGAACCAGCTGTTACAATATTTTCAATGTTCTATCCCATTCCCTACCGtattccatttaaaaaaatgtccATACGAGTTAATTAACTTATTCATAATTATCAGAAATTCATCATCATGTCAATTTGCAGCTGATCCGACGACTCGTCCGGTACGTTGTGAATAAGAATCAATGCGTCTCATTTTCTATATCTTGTCTCTCCAGAAAGGTCTTTTCTtttggatatttttttttgataagtaagATAATTCATTAATTACAAGAATTAAGTACAGAGAATGAGGGCCTCAGGTTGGGGTATCCTTGGAACATACAAAGCGAGGGGGAATTAGACAATAATCCAAATTGGCCTAAGTCATGAGTAACGGAATTTTCCTCCCTCGGTACCCAAGAACAAACCCAAGAGGAGAAAAAAGTAAGAGCTAAAGAAATATCCTCAATTATGCTTTTAATCTCCCAAGGGGAGCTACCAGGATGCAGAATAGCATTGACAAGTTGCAGGGCATCACATCTCAACCATATCTTCGACAATCCTCTTTCAGCGGCAATTGAAAGTGCGAGGAGGGCTGCTTTGGCTTCTGCTTGGAGAGGCTTATCTTCGTTAGAGGATTGGTACCGGGATAATGAAGGAGTGCCATTCAAAAGCTGAAAAGTCCCGGAGAGGCATGTTTTATTGATGGTCCAGGCTGCATCTGTGTTTAAGGTAAACCAATCAGGTCCTGAAGGTGCTTGTGATGCAAGGAGATACAGATGATGGCGCGGCTGCTCTTTTTGAAGATTATCCCCAGCGAGGTCGCATCTATGGTGCTCCAAATAAGACTTTTTTTATCCTATTTGTGCATTCATGCAAATCAGCTGACTTCCCTGTATGCAAGACATCATTGCGTGAGGTCCACAGATAATAAAGAGTAATGGCTGCATAAAGGGAGAAGACAGTTCTATCAGAGTGCATAGGGAAGATTGATGCAGGGGGGGCAAGAAATGAAGTTGATAAGATCCTTCACATTAACCATGGGGAGAATGCTGGATATATGTTCCTAGTTGGATGTATACTTGAGAAATTCGCATCTCTCTTCAATTATGTGAAACCctaaacacacacacacatatatgtccGCTTATGTATATTTGTTAGAAGTCCTTCTCACTTGTCAGCTAGCAATTCTGTTTAAAATCTTTGTACGCGATGTAAAAAAGTCTTGTATATGATAGATATATCACGTGTCGCGTATTATTAGTGAATGATTGTCAAACATATAACACAAATGCCATAGAATATGTGACAAATTgttgtttaaaaaataagatcttttttgttatgtattatGACACGCTATCGCGCAGTATACTTGTTATATACCAGGCTTTTGTCGTGATGTTCGcccattgaaaaaaaaaaatcgtcttGGGATGCCAAGAACTGGAGTATGTGATAGTGACATCTTTGAAGAGGAGGACAGTTTTGCCCAACAAGTTGGTCTTACCAGAATATATGATTAGGTCGATGTATTCATTTGAATgggtttatatattatatattgccGATTAGATGATCATCACGTGCCTCTTCCGCCCTTCCACCGTTCATCGGTCGCAGCAGAATTTATTCCAACCCGACAGCTTAAATTCGTGCCCACACTTCTTCATGATATGATGCTGTAAGTTGGCGTCCGGAATATGTGGATAATGTATACTTATACGTACATATTATACAAACgtaatatattatacatatataattggcCTTATCTGGATCTACGTATACTCACCTCTCTTTGCGGGTCTGTTGCTTTAATTATTCTCTCTCTTGTTGGATAAATAACTCTCCACAAAAGGAACAGCCTCAAGCTAGCCTAAGGAGAATTATGTACTATGTAACGTTCTATCGACACGAATGGAGTTTGAGAGATTTACGCGAGGAATGTCTGGAAACATTATGAATTTATGTTCATCGTCCACCATACCTATGGCTCTTTCCATCTTCTCGATGGTATTAAGTGACAAACATTCCACGTCATACTAAATATTCAATGAAGTGTCACTCATTTACTCTGGATATATAATAGCCAATCAAAATATCTGTAAATGATGAccgaaaaatatatgtaaatgGATATACGTAGGACTACTATGAGTCTAATTTTTCATATGGATTTTGATTGATTGTTACTCAACCAAATGTCTTAATAACACTTACTGAATATTTGCTTCATCAGTTCAGCCTAAAGACCTGGAGATTGAGCATTCACGTCAATCGGCCCATATCTTTCTTGATGCTTGGCTTCTTGGGTTGGAGAGTTTGCTTTTATTTCGGAGATCACAAAGGGAGCTCTGAAGTCTTCGGTATGATGTGATATTTCCCAGCTTCGCACCGCAACTCGTCTGGTCTGCTGCTTTTCATAAATTCACTggcttcaaaaaaaaaaaaaagagagagagtataGTAGAGCATATTACATATTAATCAAAAGGTTGCAAGTTCGATTCTTGTAAGAAGATTGTcatgcccctttattagttattagaatttttatttcattatactaaattTAGAGGCCTcacttgtaattaaaaaaaaaaaggaaattcactgattttttttaaaaaaaaagtttctggCTCATATTATTGTTAAATGGGCCAGCTTTCATTCTCATTGGGTCTTTCCACAGCTTGCTTCTCCTAGCCCATGGGCTCGGATTATGGCGCAAATTGTTCTGTTTTTCTATCGTGAGGGAAGGAGCCGAGAGCGATTGTTGTTTTTCTAGATCCGAGCTGAGCTCGTTTCTTAATATATCTATGTAGTACCCGGTCAAGTTTTATCGATCTTGTTCCTGGAAACTTCACAGTCTGACACACATAAAAAATCTGTTGTAATAATGGCCATGAAACTGAAACAGCGAACAGACACAACACAAGATCATCATTCGTCCAGTCGGGGGGACACAGCCATCTCCAAGTGAGAGAGGTCGAAGCTGGTGCTAAATCAACTGACCATAAAATGAATGTATGTAacaaattgtatatatatacatatatatctgtaTGCATGTGCATGTAATTAAATTTGCAGACGAAAATGGGATGGTTCTTTGCTTTCTAGCTAGCGGCGCTTCGTGACAAAGAAGGAAGGTTGCTCAGTATACATGCGTCAGTCAAGCCAAAGAATTTCATATAATGTAATCGGGACGGTTTCTCTCTAAGTGGAGAATGGGAGGGTGTTGGAAGTAAAGGGACAAGAAGATTGTCCAACATGAAAAAGTCGAAAGGATATCCATGAGTTTATAAGAAATAAGGATCCAGAAACCTATTAActtaaacttttgaattgCAAATGAACTCAAGTTCGAATTAAGCCTATGGATTTTTCCTAATAGTGGTATCAAAGCATCCGGTTTGGTAAGGTTGGGTTTTTCCTGTGTGTTCAAGATGGAATGGTAATAGTGGTACTATGTTCAAGTGGATGCCATTAATTATGGGTTCTTCCTGTGTGTTCAAGATGGGATGGTAGTAGTGGTGCTATGTTCTAGTGGATGCCATTAATTATTCTATTTGGAAGTCTCGTATGGAAGACCTTTTCTACTGTAGAGACTTGTATGATCCCATCGAGAGGGAGACAGCAAAATCGAAGGACAAGGATGACAAAGCATGGGAGCATATGAATTGGAAGACCATTGGCATGATCCGACAACGGATAGACAACCATGTCTATCATCATGTGGCACAAGAAACCAATGCAAAGGCCTTGTGGGACAAGTTGGCAAGTTTGCATGCGAGGAAGACTCCATAGAATAAGGCATTTCTTGTGAAGAAGTTTGTTCACCTCCGCTACCAAATTGGGAGCAATATGGCTAAGCACATAGGTACTTTCCAAGATATTGTTAATAAATTGAGTAATATGGAGATTGTGCTATGTAATTTGGAGATTGCGCTACCTGATGAATTGCAAGCTTGTTTACTTCTAGGGATGTTACCTGGTAGCTAGGATACATTGGTGATGGCACTAATGATGCGTTTGGTAACAAAGTAAAGttatgatttaatttgattttaaatttttaaaatttaaaaattgacccatattttttttttttcaaaaattgccCAACCTCCCTCTCATTCCCTCAACTGCCTCTAATTCCTCACTCTCTCTGCTGCTCTTTGTTTCATCACCATGAAATCCGATCGATACTTTTCCAACCTGGGTAgaggaagctcacggcctcgCCGCTACTTTTTCCATATCCGAAAACAAGATTTAGTTGACAGAAGAAGATTGAAACAATTGGAAGCCATGGAAGCTCTTTTCATTCAAATGAAAACATGAACATGCATTATTCTTGATATTCTTTCAACAGATCCATCGACAAAGTAGAGAATCTAACCCTAACGTCTATTTTGGCAATTCCACCAAATCCTTCACAAGATCATCAATATGCTAAGATGACTTGCTGACTTTACAAGATCTTCCGTAAGGAATCTTCGAGAACAAAGCTTGAGCTATGGGGGAATGAGCTTCCTCAGAACTCTTGAGAAGCAGAGCCGATCTCTCCACCACCTTTCATCTTCTTGGGCAAGAGAGTCTGGTGGATGTTACACAAGACTCCTCCATTGGCAGTGGTCACAGAGCCCAGGAGCTTGCTCAGCTCCTCATCGTTCCTCACCCGATTTTAGGGTTTCATCAAATTGAAATCCGAGgtgaaatttgatttgatttcttgCTCGAGGTTCGTCAAATCGAAATCTTAGACTCACCGTGGCTCGAGAACTATTACCATGAGTTGTAATCGGCTTGTCGTGGGTGGGACGGCCATAGAAGTGAAGTAATAAGttagagaagagagaagaagggcatgaagatgaagaagacgatGAACAGTGCTTCGAGAAAAGGGGTGgggtaaaattgaaaaattttaaaaaaattgggtcttttaaaaattttaaaaattttgtagtggagtaaagttaaaacataactctaaaatcaaataggGTATAAGTAATTCCGCACCATACGGGAAGCCATCAATGAGCACAGTGAAGGATCCTCTATTCAACGGGGataccaaaagaaaatattacaaCATTGCCAGTGATAAAGCAGCCCCAGTTACTGAAAGAGGGGGGAGAAGCGATGATAGAAGATTGCCAACTAATCATGAAGATTCGAGTTCTTGCTCGAAGTCCAGGGGCAGGAAAAAGGTCACATGATTCCACTGTGGGAAGGTTGGTCAATACAAGATCGATTGTAGGTTGCTAAAGAGATGATAGAAAGATTAAAGCggtgaaagaaagaaagatgaaCACAACACTACATTGGTGGCGTTTGATGGAAATGGAAAGTCTCCACCGTCGATGATAAAGCTTCTATCAACCTCATGAGCCAAAATTCTTCTTGGGTGGTAGATACGAGTACTTCATTACATGTCAATCCTCACAGGAATAACTTTTCATCTTATATCAACTGTGATTATGGCTATATAAAGATGGGGAATGATACTTCATGTAAAGTTGTGGGGATTGGAGATTTTAGGTTGGAAACAGATCTAGGCTGCAAGTTGCTCCTGAAGAATGTAAGGCATGTTCCAAATGTTCGCCTTAGTCTAATTTTTGTAGGACGACTTGATAATGAAGGATATGACACTCAGTTTACGAGGGTTGTTGATTATTGCTCGAGGACAGAAGACAGATAAACTTTACAAGTTGCACGCCAAAGTAGATCGTACAGAAGATAATATTCCTCTTGTAGATGAAGAGCCTGCAGTTGTTGAGATACCTAAGAATGATGGAATAAAGCAGGAGGCTCAACAAGAACAGGCAGAGAGTCTACCAAGAAGTTCAAGTATGGAAAGTCAAGTTTCACGAGATATTTTGCCTCATGAAGATGAAGGGGGAGAACTGAAGCTTGAGGAGAATATTGATGATATTACATGTATAGTGGACTCCTCTAAATAGTCGAGAGTGAGAGTTTGTTGGGTTTATCTCTCCTCTTTGGAGGAAGAGATGGGCTCAAACTTTTGAGCTCTTATTGGACTTTAATGAGCCTATGAAGAGCTAATCTTTTCAGCAAAAGGCTGAGGAATGGTGGCAGTATAAAAGCAGAAACTTGAGCTGCAAGTAGCGGTAGAAAGCTAGCAGAACATAATAGAGAAAAATGGTATTAAAACCCAAGGTAACAATTCTGGAAGCACGTATGAGTGGAAACCCACACCACGCCAGTGAAGCCGAGGTCGGATGTGGAAGCCATACTCGAAGTTAGTTGTGTCCCACCTCACCCGAGTTAGGGAGAAGGATGTCCGACTCATGGTACTAATACGGAAGAGGTTGCCCAGATTCTGGTGCAGGATGAGAGGAGTGTTGTTAGTCGTCGTATCACGAGAATTACGATGAATTCCTCCACATAGTCGACAAGGGGTAGAATTATGGGAACGATTTCTCTCCTATGTGGAAAATGGGCAAGTGTTGGAGGTAAATGGACAAAAAGATTGTCTCACATGAAAAAGTTGAAAAGATATTCATggatttataagagataaggATTTACCAATTTATCGGCTTAAGTTTTTGGATTGTGGATGAGTTCGAATCTGAATTAAGTCATGTATTTTTCGTAATAACTACTTCAGGAAAACAAACAAGTGCCGGTTGTTGTATATGTCGATCGTGAAGCCTTTATCCTCTTGCAATCCGTGCACAACTTACGAACTTAAGGTTACCATATATGGAAAAGAAAGGCAAATGCCAGCTACTAcataaacacacacacacacacacatatatatatacatattagttTGTAAATAGAGCCTTATCCTCCACCAATCCAAGATCCTTGCTCTGCTCCGCTAAAATGTTTggttaattatatatgttggaTTTATAAGTACAATGATACaagtatttatttaattaaattaatcatgTTGGATGAAATgtgttaaaaattttatattatttgaaatcTTATCTATATAAAGCCATAcaactttctttctttcctttttaacttcaattaaatttcatattattttctcaaatatcaaaaatgaaaaaaaaaaaaaaaaaaacaggtcGAGAtgtgagaaggagaaggatTCAAGGGGATTGTGGTGACTCCCCCTCACTCCAGCCACCACCAAGTAGCTGAGAGCCTCTGGAGTTGTCGACCTCACTGAAGGAGGTGGGAGCTGGGATCAAGACCTTCACCACTCGAATctctttcactctctctctcttcgtcAGAGAAAGAGTGGAGAGATTTCAGGTGGCAGAAGCCTTGATCTCGGCCACCGCACACCTTGGTGAAGCCGACCTCGGGGCTATATGCAGCCTCGTCTATGGTGGTACGTAGGGGGAGATTCACCACTGCCTCCACAGTTAACTTCGCCTCTATTTCTCTCCCCTTATGTCTTTGGTCCCACATGGAATTTTCTCACAAATTAAAAACCGCTacaaattttagaaaaaaccTTATCTACCGAGCGATtaggtaatttttttaagtatgCTTTCAGTTACTGTTTATTTCCTCGGCAAGAATAAGTGCTTTTTATACTTAATTATTGATTAAGttaaatcaattttcttttataataaaaaacaaattaaattcaattaagtgcataaattttaatttaagcaTTTAATTGATGTTAGCACCTAAATTATAATATAGGTATgtaaccaaaagaaaaatttataatatacaCACAGGCAAAGCTAAGTATCTCCTGCTAACGATTCGATACATATGCAATTTTACCAGAGGCATATGTCACCTGACTAGCTACTTGTCTGTGAACCAATTGATTTTTGTGCTCCAACTGATTCCTTCGACCCGCAAGCAACAAAGTCTGTGCGCTATTTAGAAACTGCTATACACATGCACATCCTATATACAAGTCTAGCTCAGTACATCTACATGAATTAACCACGCATGCGATGCGAGATGTTAGGTATATAAAAAGAGCGACGCGCAAAAACCACACCAACATTATATATGCATTGAAGCTTGAGAACTAATTTCATCGTAGATCCTTTTGTTGGCATATATATGCACCTGGGGTTTTTGATTGAAGGGCTTTATCGGCACGATAAGAATGACCAAGAGCATGTGTTTATACAGAAGGCAGAGCTGAAGAGAGAGTTacatacaaatataaaaaacacaaaattatGGTTCCATACAGTTTTTCATCATTACCTAAGCAGAACATGGAAGTTTCACTGAAAAAGGTCAGTGGTACGATACATGGAAGTGAGGTGGTAGGCTCTTACTAAATAATATTAGTCATATTTAagtaataatcaattaaaatacATGCAAGTGAAAACTTATGGAgccaattttctattttcaaacATCTTCTTTGAGTGTGACACATCCAAGTTGATGAGTGATGCTCACTCAATTACTTGGTAGGCCCAAGGTGCAAAAATTAGGAAAACTAGAAGAAACTTTTCCAAGGAGCTACAAACTAGCCCCTGTTCTTTTCTTATATCTACATTTCAACCCCCATATGAGGGACAACCCGTGCAAAACAGGGTTATAAGCCCTCCATCTACCCATCCCCTCCCACATCTCAACTTCCAAGCCAATTACCCCCAACAAAccatgaaatataaaaaaaagccCCTGTACAACAAATAATAGCAAAACTAGCTCAAACAGGATTTCGTTCTGTCCCCAAACTGGTCGATTCAATAAGCCAAACCGACCTTGACTATGAGGTCTGACTGTTTACAATGATCACGGTTGTGCAAAAACCCTAGTCCGGCGTAGACTGCATCtcccgagaaaaaaaaaaacaacgaCCAACGTACCCAAATGAAAACCAAATACTAACTacccaaagaaaaaagaagtacTAACCTACGCTCGACCGGTGAAGATTAATATCAGCCGGCTGAGGAACCCTCGTGTTCTCTTCGCGCGGAAAAGGGGGAAaatgttaaaaaagaaaagggtgtTATTTTTGGTCTACATACTATTCCTTTTTTCCCCTCCTCTCTTGTTCCTCTCGAACAAAACCCTACTTACGTTGTGGCTACACCTCTCATCTCAAGCATACAAGTTCCATGGAACCTGCAACCCCTCCCCGTAATCATCCCTCGCGGGGTCTCCTCCGCTCAGCATCATCTCGTCCATCATGAGCCCGATTTCGCTCATCTCGGGGAACTCATTGATCCACGAACCACTGTTATTTTCGCCACACCAGCTCCCTGATCTCCCGGCCTCGACCTGCATCTCCGGGACAACCAGGCAGCCCTCCCACCCTCTGTCACAGGGACGGCCAGAGGGAGTCTCCGGCACTGCTCTCCCtgcagaggaggaggaaggggaGGGGGAGTCCGCTGCCGCCGTGCCTGGCCCCTCAGCAGGAGGACCGGGAGGAGCACCAGTCATCCTCATCACTGCAGCGGCCGCTTGCTGCTGGTGGCAGGGGAGATTGAGGGGGGCCGATGGTCCGTAGAGTCTGCGGGCGGCCTCGTCGTACGCAGCAGCGGCCTCATCGGATGTGTTGAAAGTACCGAGCCAGAGACGTGCCCCGCGGTTAGGCTCCCGGATCTCGGCGACCCACTTGCCCCACGTCCGCTGCCTCACCCCTCGGTACGTGCAGGAGGCGTTCTCGGGCCCGCCCTTCCCCCTCATGCACCCCTTCCTCGACCTCCCCATGACCCCTTTAAGCCCCCCCGAACTCCCCTTCTTACTATTACCACCACCGCTACTACCGTTATCGCCCTTCTTCGGCTCCATTTTTCTCTCGTCTCTCCGAGGTTATAGCTAGCACTGTAAGCTCAGTTCAGAACTTCag from Punica granatum isolate Tunisia-2019 chromosome 2, ASM765513v2, whole genome shotgun sequence includes the following:
- the LOC116195843 gene encoding ammonium transporter 1 member 1-like, which produces MATAAPLTCTASDLAPLLGDTTNATAVADYLCSRFSTISDRFVDTSYAVDNTYLLFSAYLVFAMQLGFAMLCAGSVRAKNTMNIMLTNVLDAAAGGLSYYLFGYAFAFGSPSNGFIGKHFFGLRDFPSLLADYSFFLYQWAFAIAAAGITSGSIAERTQFVAYLIYSSFLTGFVYPIVSHWFWSADGWASPARTSGPLLFGSGAIDFAGSGVVHMVGGIAGLWGALIEGPRIGRFDRAGRSVVLRGHSASLVVLGSFLLWFGWYGFNPGSFLTILKAYNTSGDYYGQWSAIGRTAVTTTLAGCTAALTTLFSKRLLVGHWTVTDVCNGLLGGFAAITSGCSVVEPWAAIVCGFVAAWVLIGFNKLAEKAKYDDPLEAAQLHGGCGAWGLLFTGLFARGVYVDEVYGAQGRPHGLFMGGGGELLAAQIIQILVVTGWVTATMGPLFYGLHKMKLLRISGEDEMQGMDLTRHGGFAYAYNDEDDQSVRPGGFMMRKVEPTSPSPDQGQLTESPSIV
- the LOC116194901 gene encoding dehydration-responsive element-binding protein 2D-like yields the protein MEPKKGDNGSSGGGNSKKGSSGGLKGVMGRSRKGCMRGKGGPENASCTYRGVRQRTWGKWVAEIREPNRGARLWLGTFNTSDEAAAAYDEAARRLYGPSAPLNLPCHQQQAAAAVMRMTGAPPGPPAEGPGTAAADSPSPSSSSAGRAVPETPSGRPCDRGWEGCLVVPEMQVEAGRSGSWCGENNSGSWINEFPEMSEIGLMMDEMMLSGGDPARDDYGEGLQVPWNLYA